The Neomonachus schauinslandi chromosome 4, ASM220157v2, whole genome shotgun sequence genome includes a region encoding these proteins:
- the LOC110571790 gene encoding 40S ribosomal protein S6-like → MKLNISFPATGCQKLIEVDNERKLRTFYEKRMATEVAADALGEEWKGYVVRISGGNDKQGFPMKQGVLTHGRVRLLLSKGHSCYRPRTTGERKRKSVRGCIVDASLIVLNLVIVKKGEKDIPGLTDTTVPRRLGPKRAGRIRKFFNLSKEDDVRQYVVRKPLNKEGKKPRTKAPKIQRLVTPRVLQHKRWHIALKKQHTKKNKEEAAEYAKLLAKRMKEAKEKRQEQIAKRRRLSSLRASTSESSQK, encoded by the coding sequence ATGAAGCTGAACATCTCTTTCCCAGCTACTGGCTGCCAGAAACTCATTGAAGTGGACAATGAACGCAAACTTCGTACCTTCTATGAGAAGCGTATGGCCACAGAAGTTGCTGCTGATGCTCTGGGTGAAGAATGGAAGGGTTATGTGGTCCGAATCAGTGGTGGCAATGACAAACAGGGCTTCCCCATGAAGCAGGGTGTCTTGACCCATGGTCGTGTCCGCCTGCTGCTGAGTAAGGGGCATTCCTGCTATAGACCAAGGACGACTGGAGAGAGAAAGCGCAAATCTGTTCGCGGTTGCATTGTGGATGCCAGTCTCATTGTTCTCAACTTGGTCATTGtaaaaaaaggggagaaggaTATTCCTGGACTCACTGATACTACTGTGCCTCGTCGCCTGGGGCCCAAAAGAGCCGGCAGAATCCGCAAATTTTTCAATCTCTCTAAAGAAGATGATGTCCGCCAGTATGTTGTGAGAAAGCCCCTaaacaaagaaggtaagaaacCTAGAACCAAAGCGCCTAAGATTCAGCGTCTTGTTACTCCACGTGTCCTCCAGCACAAACGGTGGCATATTGCTTTGAAGAAGCAGCacactaagaaaaataaggaagaggctGCAGAATACGCTAAACTTTTGGCCAAGAGAATGAAGGAGGCCAAAGAAAAACGCCAGGAACAGATTGCCAAGAGACGGAGGCTGTCCTCTCTGAGAGCTTCTACCTCTGAGTCCAgtcaaaaatga